Proteins from one Caretta caretta isolate rCarCar2 chromosome 12, rCarCar1.hap1, whole genome shotgun sequence genomic window:
- the LOC125620874 gene encoding zinc finger E-box-binding homeobox 2 isoform X3, whose protein sequence is MAAPAGAPPGDSDLRRLPLCLPAPLHKHMRVHDAERPDGCSFPHCGWRFKSKVLLRAHLQAHVTPGQFECHSCGYAFRHKHHLQCHQARMHGVLSSSVKKPDSPPVEQLRRTQQGDSGTEPSAHPLRRAGCEPPK, encoded by the exons ATGGCTGCACCGGCAGGAGCACCGCCAGGGGACAGTGACCTGCGGCGTCTGCCACTCTGCCTACCGGCACCGCTCCACAAACACATGAGGGTGCACGATGCAGAGCGGCCCGATGGCTGCAGCTTCCCACACTGTGGCTGGAGGTTTAAG AGCAAGGTGCTGCTGAGAGCGCATCTTCAAGCCCACGTCACTCCAGGGCAGTTTGAATGCCATTCCTGTGGCTATGCCTTCCGCCACAAGCATCACTTGCAGTGCCACCAAGCCAGAATGCATGGTGTTCTCTCCAGCAGCGTGAAGAAACCAGACAGCCCCCCAGTGGAACAGCTCAG GCGCACACAGCAGGGAGACTCGGGAACAGAGCCCAGCGCACACCCACTCAGGAGAGCAGGCTGCGAGCCTCCGAAATAA